The segment CCCGAAAAGCTGAGTCTTTCGGCCACAATGCCCCAGTTCCTCGAGATGGAGAAGCGAAGCGGAAGCGTTCTTCGGGACCTTCTTCGCAATCCTCCGACGTCCCGTGGGGAAAGCGGTGCCAGGTATGGTCTTTTTCTCACTCCGGTGGAGGGAATGTCCGTTATCGTTGAAAGACTTTGCGGAAGCGCCGAATTTGCGAGGCAGGATTTTGAGACCCCGGTTCTTTCCCTTAAAAAATCGGAAAAGGGATGGGTTGTCGGTTCTGACCGTGGGGAAGAGGAGTTTAACGCTGTCATCCTGTCTGTCGGAGCTGATACGGCTGGCCTGCTGCTTTCCGATATCGATCCGCAGCTTGGAACCAGACTCTCGGGCGTGCACTATGTTTCTTCAGTGGTTGCGACTCTTATTTTTGATAAGAAGGATTTCCGCGGTCTTCCAGACGGTTTGGGGGTCATAATTCCTTCCAAGGAGGGAATGAACCTCGTTGCGTGTTCGCTTTACAGTAGCAAGTTTCCCGGAAAATCCGGAAGCGGAAAAGAGGTGATAAGGTGTTTTCTCGGAGGAGAGCTTAATCCCGATGCGGTGCTCTGGGATGAGGAGAAAATAAAATCTGTCTTAAGGGAAGAACTTGCGAGGATCTTCGGATTCGATAACCATCCGGCGGAGATTTATATCAGGAGATATAAGATGTCCATGCCGCGCTTTGCTCTGGGGCATAAAGAGGAAATCTCGGGGGTTATGCACAGGCTTTCACGCCACTCGGGGCTTGCGCTCTGCGGAGCGGCTTATTTTGGCGTTGGCATTCCCGATTGCGTGCGTTCAGCGGAGCTTGCAGCCAGAAAAATTCACGCGGATATGACCCGCTAAACGGTGAAAGGACGGAAACAGGGATGATTCGGCTGAAGAACTGTTCGCTGAGTTTGAGAGAAAAGCCGCGTCGGTGTCTGAGGGAATAATAACCGCGGTTTGGGACGTAAAAATCCCGCGCTGAGTTCATCTGAGAGGGCGCCCACTGGACCGTTATATTTGTTTTCAGTGTGCGCACGTACCGGATACGGTCGACTCTGTTGTCGGCCACACCTTGAAAAGATTATCTCTCGAATATCCTGAGATTGGCGATCTTTCTCCTCAGAAGCTTTCGGAATTCGGAAGGGGTATTAATGTCGAAAGCCTTGTCGGCGACAGGATTTCACTGGGATTATAAAAGCAGGTTTAGATCAACGTCAAGGCCTGCGTTCTTTATTTCTCTGGCGAGTTTTGTTTGCCAAGCACCATGCCCGTCAACTTCTATAAACAGCACACCTTGGTAATCCGAAGGGATTTCAACCTCCTTTTGATAGAGGATGCATACGTGTTTTCTTCCAAGGCAGCCAAGAAAAAGACCAAGTTCAAGGATTACGTTTTGCCGTGCTCTTGGCTTCAGATCTTTATATGAATCTGATTTGCTGCCTCCTATATCGTCGGGGGTTAGCAAAACAACCGCAAATCCGGCTTGAGCTGAGTATTCAACAAGCTTCTCGATAATGGTTCGACCTTCATCGGGTAACTCCCTAAGAATTATTGGTTCCAACAGGAGTGTTTTGAGAAGGTCTTTGGTTTTGAACAGAATTTCTTCATCGTGCCCGTGAACCACAAAAACTTTGTTTCCCTGAACTTGTGCAGTTGCGTTTATATCTGTTGCGGGTGATACGTCAGATTGTTCACGTTTTGCCTCATTATACAGATTCCATCCATCCATGGTTAAACTAACATTTAAAAATGTCGTTCCGTCACTAAGCGTTTTCGAAGGTTCTAACATTTCTACGAGGCCGCGGTCATACAATTCCTCAAGCAATCTATCGGCCAATTCTTGGTTTGAAGCGCCTATACTCCCGGCAAACCCGGAAAGATTTCTAATAGGTTCTTCAGATTCTCTTATTTTATCCCCGATGTATTGAATAAGGTTCATCGCCTGTGCGAAAGGATCTATAAAACTGCTCATGGCATTTTCTCATTGAGTGACAATTATGATTGGGATTTTACGACAATTACTTTAGAACACCAGCATCGCAACTATGGGGAACAATACCGGAATGATCTGAGATTGTAAAACGAAGTTTTTTGTAGCTTTGATTCGAGGTTCTCGTCGTAGTCCCAAGCCCCAAAAAAGATTTTCACCTTTACCTTGACATCTTTATTTCGAATACCCACATTCAACAATATAGAGGATTCATCTGGGATGAAAAATTACGGAGATGATTAAGCGTTTGGATATAGCGAACTTCGGCAGTTTTTCTGGATTTCGCTGGAAAATTGCCGTACGGGAAGGACAAACCGTTTCTGAATTCAAGCGTCTTAATATTCTCTTCGGGAGAAACTATTCCGGCAAGACTACCCTCTCGCGGATTTTCCGCAGCTTTGAAGTCGGGCGAATGCCAGAGAACTACAAAGACCCGGACTTTGAGATCACTGCTGGCAGCCAGACGCTGACGCAGGAACAGGTTGGTTCGCATCATCTCGATATTCGCGTATACAACACGGATTTTGTCAGTGAAAACTTAAGCTTCCTCGTGGACAGCGCCGAAGGAGAAATCAAGCCGTTTGCCATTATCGGCGGTGAAAACAAAAAGATAGAAGAACGCATCCGGGAGATTGAAAAAGAGCTTGGGGACGTGGAGCAAAAAACCGGAAAAAGATATGAATTAGGACAGATAAGACAGGACTATCAGAATAAAGAAAAGGAAGCGGGAGATGCGGAAACAGCTTTAGAGAATAAGTTGCGTCGATATGCAAACGATGAAATCAAACCGAATCGATTATTCGGTTATCCGGGTTACGACATCAGAGCTATAAAAAAAGATGTCGAGAATGTTGAGAATGAGCCAGCAAATGTCCTTAATGAGATACAGATAAGGGAAAAACAAGACCTCTTGGGAGAGGAACCGCTTCCAAGTATTCACATCAGAGTCTCTTTCAACCCCGGTTTCGAAACACTTTGCCAAGGTTCTGTAGAAATTATTGCCGCAGAAATAAAGCCGTCGGAACCGATTCAGGAGCTTTTAAACGACAGCCTGCTACAGTCTTGGGTAAGAGACGGAATAGATCTTCACCGGAACATAAGATCAGCCTGCGGTTTTTGCGGGCAAGTTCTGCCACGTGACCTATGGGAAAGGCTCGATGCCCATTTCAATAAAGAGTCTCTGACCCTTGAAGGCAGAATAAAAGAACAGATAAAGGCAGTAGAGTCCGAGATAGGATCACTATCAGAAATTGTGTTGCCGGAAAAAGAAAGTTTTTACGCGTCGGTCCGTCCTTCGTTCGAGGAGATTGAAGACAAGTTTCGCAAAGCAATCTCAGATTACGAAGAAGAGTGCCAAAAATTGCTCCGAGAACTCCGCGCTAGGCAAAAGGACATTTTTAACCCTAGGCAATGTTCCGATTATAGGGATTTCTCGGACCGGATCAGCAATTGTATTGGCGAACTGAATAATGTCATAAAACGAAACAACGAGAAAACCAAATCATTGTCAGAAGATCAGGAAACAACACGCAAGGAACTCAGACTCAATGCGGTGGCTGGCTTTATCAAGCAAATCGATTTAAGTGGCGAGAAAGAAAAAGTAACTGGTCTCAGCAATGAAGCGGGAAAAATTAAAAATGCTTCTGATTCACTTGAGCGAGAGGTAAAGGAATTAGAAGAAGAAAGAGACGACCTCCAGACAAAACTGCGGGACGAGAAAAAAGGCGCGGAGAAAGTGAACGAATATTTAAACCACTTCTTCGGTCTCGACGGGCTCAGTCTGGTGGCGGAAGAAGATAAAACGGAGTCAAAGTACAAGTTTCGGATCATGCGGGGCGATCAGCCAGCGTATAACATGAGTGAAGGAGAGCGCAGCTTGGTGTCATTTTGTTATTTCATGGCAAAACTTGAGGACACGGAAACCGAGGGAAAAGAACCAATTATCTACATTGACGATCCGGTCTCAAGCCTTGACAGTAATCATATATTCTTTGTTTTCAGCCTGATCGAATCTGTCCTTGCCAAGCCGGGAAAGAACTCGGATGGTTCCAACAAGTGCGGATACAACCAGCTTTTCATATCAACGCACAATCTCGATTTCCTTAAATATCTGAAACGGCTTTCGGCACCAAGGGAAAACAAAGGAGGAATGGAATTTTTCCTAGTCGAAAAAGAAGAGACTTCAAGCAACCTAAGACTGATGCCACGATACTTAAAAGACTACCAGACGGAGTTCATCTATCTTTTCCATCAAATATACAAGTGCAGAGATGCAAAAGCCTCGGAAGAAAATCACCAGATGTTCTATAGTCTTGCAAACAATCTGAGAAAATTCCTCGAGGCCTATCTTTTCTATAAATATCCCCACATAGAAAACAAAAACGACAAACTGGAGCGGTTGCGCAAGTTCTTTGGAGATGATGTAACGGCAACTGCATTGACAAACCGCATAAACAACGAGCTTTCACATCTCGAGGCCATTTTCGACAGGAGCATGAGACCA is part of the Candidatus Dadabacteria bacterium genome and harbors:
- a CDS encoding nucleotide-binding protein, translating into MSSFIDPFAQAMNLIQYIGDKIRESEEPIRNLSGFAGSIGASNQELADRLLEELYDRGLVEMLEPSKTLSDGTTFLNVSLTMDGWNLYNEAKREQSDVSPATDINATAQVQGNKVFVVHGHDEEILFKTKDLLKTLLLEPIILRELPDEGRTIIEKLVEYSAQAGFAVVLLTPDDIGGSKSDSYKDLKPRARQNVILELGLFLGCLGRKHVCILYQKEVEIPSDYQGVLFIEVDGHGAWQTKLAREIKNAGLDVDLNLLL
- the hemG gene encoding protoporphyrinogen oxidase, yielding MKVAIVGAGISGLSSAHYLRKLCREGNVPLQLVLFESSERPGGVLDTVKKEDMVLELGPDSFITSKPWALDLARELGLEDSLLGVGYGKGKTTFVYQAGRLWALPEGFFLMAPSRLLPFLRSGLFSAGAKLRVLLEPLVPRGGGGDESVRSFVERRFGREIFEKAAQPLLGGIYMADPEKLSLSATMPQFLEMEKRSGSVLRDLLRNPPTSRGESGARYGLFLTPVEGMSVIVERLCGSAEFARQDFETPVLSLKKSEKGWVVGSDRGEEEFNAVILSVGADTAGLLLSDIDPQLGTRLSGVHYVSSVVATLIFDKKDFRGLPDGLGVIIPSKEGMNLVACSLYSSKFPGKSGSGKEVIRCFLGGELNPDAVLWDEEKIKSVLREELARIFGFDNHPAEIYIRRYKMSMPRFALGHKEEISGVMHRLSRHSGLALCGAAYFGVGIPDCVRSAELAARKIHADMTR
- a CDS encoding AAA family ATPase — translated: MIKRLDIANFGSFSGFRWKIAVREGQTVSEFKRLNILFGRNYSGKTTLSRIFRSFEVGRMPENYKDPDFEITAGSQTLTQEQVGSHHLDIRVYNTDFVSENLSFLVDSAEGEIKPFAIIGGENKKIEERIREIEKELGDVEQKTGKRYELGQIRQDYQNKEKEAGDAETALENKLRRYANDEIKPNRLFGYPGYDIRAIKKDVENVENEPANVLNEIQIREKQDLLGEEPLPSIHIRVSFNPGFETLCQGSVEIIAAEIKPSEPIQELLNDSLLQSWVRDGIDLHRNIRSACGFCGQVLPRDLWERLDAHFNKESLTLEGRIKEQIKAVESEIGSLSEIVLPEKESFYASVRPSFEEIEDKFRKAISDYEEECQKLLRELRARQKDIFNPRQCSDYRDFSDRISNCIGELNNVIKRNNEKTKSLSEDQETTRKELRLNAVAGFIKQIDLSGEKEKVTGLSNEAGKIKNASDSLEREVKELEEERDDLQTKLRDEKKGAEKVNEYLNHFFGLDGLSLVAEEDKTESKYKFRIMRGDQPAYNMSEGERSLVSFCYFMAKLEDTETEGKEPIIYIDDPVSSLDSNHIFFVFSLIESVLAKPGKNSDGSNKCGYNQLFISTHNLDFLKYLKRLSAPRENKGGMEFFLVEKEETSSNLRLMPRYLKDYQTEFIYLFHQIYKCRDAKASEENHQMFYSLANNLRKFLEAYLFYKYPHIENKNDKLERLRKFFGDDVTATALTNRINNELSHLEAIFDRSMRPIDIPELPKVASFVLDTIRRKDEEQYDSLLRSIGEFTENEKESNIVPDQF